In Rhodobacter sp. 24-YEA-8, the following are encoded in one genomic region:
- a CDS encoding DeoR/GlpR family DNA-binding transcription regulator has translation MSSAAGKPGRRDEIAALVIEKGEVRIDDLVQAFGVSRMTIHRHIEVLARQGVLRKLHGAVSAQPSGVYESLIAWRETHAASAKAALARAALAEIQPGQAVILDDSTTVAALGPHLGQIDPLTVITNSLGMMQRLSGPEGPQLIALGGDYHPTYNAFIGHLCETALAGLHVNLAICSASGVSGATALIQDARAVRVKQAMLKAAARRILLLDHTKFGKLALHRFADLTEFDAVYVDRGLPDATERDLRAAGVPLILVDENE, from the coding sequence ATGAGCAGCGCCGCCGGAAAACCGGGGCGTCGCGACGAGATCGCCGCACTGGTGATCGAGAAAGGCGAGGTCCGGATCGACGATCTGGTCCAGGCCTTCGGCGTCTCGCGCATGACGATCCACCGTCATATCGAAGTGCTCGCGCGGCAGGGGGTTCTGCGCAAATTGCATGGCGCGGTCTCGGCCCAGCCTTCGGGCGTCTATGAAAGCCTGATCGCCTGGCGCGAGACCCATGCCGCCAGCGCCAAGGCCGCGCTGGCCCGCGCGGCTCTGGCGGAAATCCAGCCGGGCCAGGCGGTGATCCTTGACGACAGCACCACGGTCGCCGCGCTTGGCCCCCATCTGGGCCAGATCGACCCGCTGACGGTGATCACCAACAGCCTGGGCATGATGCAGCGCCTTTCTGGCCCCGAGGGGCCGCAGCTGATCGCTTTGGGCGGCGATTATCACCCGACCTATAACGCCTTTATCGGCCATCTGTGTGAGACCGCGCTGGCCGGGCTGCATGTCAATCTCGCGATCTGTTCGGCCTCGGGCGTTTCGGGGGCCACGGCGCTGATCCAGGACGCGCGGGCGGTGCGCGTCAAACAGGCGATGCTGAAAGCGGCGGCGCGGCGCATCCTGCTGCTTGACCATACCAAATTCGGCAAACTGGCGCTGCACCGCTTTGCCGATCTTACCGAATTCGATGCGGTCTATGTGGATCGCGGCCTTCCCGATGCTACGGAACGCGATTTACGTGCGGCGGGTGTTCCCCTGATCCTGGTGGATGAGAATGAGTGA
- a CDS encoding glycerol-3-phosphate dehydrogenase/oxidase, with protein MSDIQDIDVLILGAGVNGAGTFRDLAEQGLNVVIADKGDFSSGTSAAPSRLIHGGIKYLETGEFGLVAQSTLERNLLLRNAPHAVHPLHTVIPIFSWFKGIPAAIRTLFGSTTAPRSRGAVLMKIGLSLYDFYGAKRRVMPKHSLWSKKRALKEIPPLTPKIVAAGTYYDATVRMPERLVLELLMDGKRANPNAEVLNYTSGLAAEGDVIRLTDATGTARAFRPRIVLNAGGPWIDRVNAQLGLSTKLIGGTKGSHILLDHPGVIAALNGRMIYFEADDGRICLVFDYLGRALVGSTDIRAADPDDVRCEEDEIDYFMQAIASLLPGLSFSKDQIVYAYAGIRPLPASDAANPGLISRDHSAPVIEAEGARTWPVISLVGGKWTTFRGFSEEVADVVLKRLGQTRKVSTQDLAIGGGRDYPADQPAWVAQVASETGAGQGRVKALFARYGTTARAVAKAEGPRPITLSDAPDYSLQELGWIIRNEQVVHLDDLVKRRTALSVTGVLTDASLEQAAGVAAAALNWDEARRAMEVERAREDLKSRNRLRLK; from the coding sequence ATGAGTGATATACAAGATATTGACGTGCTGATCCTCGGCGCCGGGGTCAATGGCGCCGGTACCTTCCGCGACCTCGCGGAACAGGGGCTGAACGTGGTGATCGCGGATAAGGGCGATTTCAGTTCGGGCACCTCGGCGGCGCCGTCGCGGCTGATCCATGGCGGTATCAAATACCTTGAGACGGGTGAATTCGGCCTGGTCGCGCAATCAACGCTGGAGCGCAACCTGCTGCTCAGGAACGCGCCACATGCGGTGCATCCGCTGCATACGGTGATCCCGATCTTTTCATGGTTCAAAGGCATTCCGGCGGCGATCCGGACGCTGTTCGGATCGACCACCGCGCCCAGGTCGCGGGGGGCCGTGCTGATGAAGATCGGCCTCAGCCTCTATGATTTCTATGGCGCGAAACGCCGGGTGATGCCGAAGCACAGCCTCTGGTCGAAAAAGCGCGCGCTGAAGGAGATCCCGCCGCTGACGCCGAAGATCGTTGCGGCCGGCACCTATTATGACGCGACGGTGCGGATGCCAGAACGCCTGGTGCTGGAACTGCTGATGGATGGCAAGCGCGCCAATCCGAATGCCGAGGTGCTGAACTACACCTCCGGCCTTGCCGCTGAGGGCGATGTGATCCGCCTGACCGATGCGACCGGCACCGCGCGCGCCTTCCGCCCCAGGATCGTGCTGAATGCAGGCGGGCCCTGGATCGACCGGGTCAATGCGCAGCTGGGGCTGAGCACAAAACTGATCGGCGGCACCAAAGGCTCGCATATCCTGCTGGATCACCCCGGGGTCATTGCCGCGCTGAACGGCCGGATGATCTATTTCGAGGCCGATGACGGGCGGATCTGCCTTGTCTTCGACTATCTTGGCCGGGCGCTGGTGGGGTCGACTGATATCCGCGCGGCGGATCCGGATGATGTGCGCTGCGAAGAGGACGAGATCGACTATTTCATGCAGGCGATTGCTTCGCTGCTGCCAGGGCTGAGTTTCTCGAAGGATCAGATCGTCTATGCCTATGCCGGGATCCGGCCGCTGCCGGCATCGGATGCAGCGAATCCCGGGTTGATCAGCCGCGATCATTCGGCGCCGGTGATCGAAGCCGAAGGCGCGCGGACCTGGCCGGTGATTTCGCTGGTGGGCGGCAAATGGACCACTTTCCGGGGTTTTTCGGAAGAAGTGGCCGATGTCGTGCTGAAACGGCTCGGGCAGACGCGGAAAGTGTCAACGCAGGATCTCGCCATTGGTGGCGGGCGCGACTATCCGGCGGATCAACCGGCCTGGGTGGCACAGGTCGCAAGCGAGACCGGTGCCGGCCAGGGCAGGGTGAAGGCGCTGTTCGCGCGGTATGGCACAACGGCGCGCGCGGTGGCAAAGGCCGAAGGGCCGCGCCCGATCACGCTTTCGGATGCGCCGGATTATTCCCTGCAGGAACTGGGCTGGATCATCCGCAACGAACAGGTCGTGCATCTGGATGACCTGGTCAAACGCCGCACGGCGCTGTCGGTGACCGGTGTGCTGACCGATGCCAGTCTTGAACAGGCGGCGGGCGTGGCTGCCGCCGCGCTCAACTGGGATGAGGCGCGGCGGGCCATGGAAGTTGAGCGGGCGCGGGAGGATCTTAAATCCCGCAACCGCCTGCGGCTGAAATGA
- a CDS encoding 6,7-dimethyl-8-ribityllumazine synthase: MTDNSSSKSPRIAFIRARWHSEIVDQALKGFTERAEKVLPGTGIDVFDVPGALEAPLVAKKLAKTGKYEGIVVAALVVDGGIYRHDFVAGAVVDGLVQVGLETEVPVYSVSLTPHNFQPVEVLEGFYHAHFVKKGAEAAEAVKAMRDLEAKING; the protein is encoded by the coding sequence ATGACTGATAACTCCTCCTCCAAATCTCCGCGCATCGCGTTCATCCGTGCCCGCTGGCATTCTGAAATCGTCGATCAGGCGCTGAAAGGCTTTACCGAGCGCGCGGAGAAAGTGCTGCCCGGCACCGGGATCGATGTCTTTGACGTGCCCGGCGCGCTCGAGGCGCCGCTGGTGGCGAAAAAGCTCGCGAAAACCGGCAAATATGAAGGAATCGTCGTTGCGGCCCTGGTTGTCGATGGCGGCATCTACCGCCATGACTTCGTCGCCGGTGCGGTGGTGGACGGCCTGGTGCAAGTCGGGCTTGAGACCGAAGTGCCGGTCTATTCCGTCTCGCTGACGCCGCATAACTTCCAGCCGGTCGAAGTGCTGGAAGGCTTTTACCACGCGCATTTCGTCAAGAAAGGCGCCGAGGCCGCAGAAGCCGTCAAGGCGATGCGCGACCTCGAAGCCAAAATCAACGGCTGA
- a CDS encoding efflux RND transporter periplasmic adaptor subunit — MIKRLIIAVILLGIVVGGIVWFKFFRDEMIAQFLGGMVPPPVAVNAEPVQPVTWEPGIDAIGTSLSRQGVDLAIESGGLIRAVQFAANDKVTEGQMMILIDDDSEKAQLGSAEAALKVARAEESRARTLSDRGVGAATTLESAEAQVESAAAQVAIAQTALDRKTLKAPFAGVIGIPRVEVGQYVSAGEIYATLQDLSRMRVDFSVPEQQLAVLKMGGAVTVTSEVGDFSATGTITGIEPRVDPNTRMVSVRAEVENLSGGLVPGQFLRVRITLPKEEGVIAVPQTAVSSSLYGDTIYVIQGGETAEEQKVEQVFVKLGRRAGGRIEVTEGIKAGDLIVTSGQNRLTSGARVRVDNSVDLMPKAETQAE, encoded by the coding sequence ATGATCAAGCGGCTCATAATTGCAGTCATTCTTTTGGGAATAGTTGTCGGCGGAATCGTCTGGTTCAAGTTCTTTCGTGACGAGATGATTGCGCAGTTCCTCGGGGGGATGGTGCCGCCGCCGGTCGCGGTCAATGCCGAACCGGTGCAGCCGGTGACATGGGAGCCGGGCATCGACGCCATCGGCACTTCGCTGTCGCGCCAGGGGGTCGATCTGGCAATTGAGAGCGGTGGTCTGATCCGCGCGGTGCAATTTGCCGCCAATGACAAGGTCACCGAAGGTCAGATGATGATCCTGATCGACGATGACAGCGAGAAGGCGCAGCTCGGATCTGCCGAGGCGGCGCTCAAGGTCGCCCGCGCCGAGGAAAGCCGCGCCCGCACCCTGTCGGATCGCGGTGTCGGTGCCGCGACCACGCTGGAAAGCGCCGAGGCCCAGGTCGAAAGCGCTGCGGCGCAGGTGGCGATTGCGCAGACTGCGCTTGACCGCAAAACCCTGAAAGCGCCCTTTGCCGGGGTGATCGGCATCCCGCGGGTCGAGGTCGGGCAATATGTCTCGGCCGGCGAAATCTATGCGACGCTGCAGGATCTCAGCCGGATGCGGGTCGATTTCTCGGTTCCTGAACAACAGCTTGCCGTTCTGAAGATGGGCGGTGCCGTGACGGTCACTTCAGAGGTCGGCGATTTTTCCGCCACCGGCACCATCACCGGCATCGAGCCGCGCGTTGACCCGAATACCCGGATGGTTTCGGTCCGGGCCGAGGTTGAAAACCTCTCGGGCGGGCTGGTTCCGGGACAGTTCCTGCGCGTACGCATCACGCTTCCGAAAGAGGAAGGCGTGATCGCGGTGCCGCAAACGGCGGTCAGCTCTTCGCTTTATGGCGATACGATCTATGTGATCCAGGGCGGCGAGACGGCAGAAGAACAGAAAGTCGAGCAGGTCTTCGTGAAGCTTGGTCGCCGCGCCGGCGGCCGGATCGAGGTCACCGAAGGGATCAAGGCGGGAGACCTGATCGTGACCTCGGGTCAGAACCGTCTGACCTCGGGCGCGCGGGTCAGGGTCGACAATTCGGTCGATCTGATGCCCAAAGCCGAAACCCAGGCTGAATAA
- a CDS encoding efflux RND transporter permease subunit, producing the protein MHFSEIFIRRPVLSTVLGALILFIGLASVVNLPVRQYPEVEESVITISTVYAGADAELIQGFITSPIASAVSTTENVDYITSASRQSVSTVTVQMKLGADPDIALTEVMSKVNQVRGNLPSDADDPVILKGTGQTFALMYLAAQNPNMSPEQLNEYLERVISPRVTNIQGVAQMDILGGQEFTMRVWLDPLKLSSRGVTAAEVLGAIRSSNFLSAPGKTENEYFVYSLTLASTLQDAEAFGELPLVSGENGVVKLRDVARIELASGEPEGIVTFKGQPGTFIGIIPAPGENQLDVASNVLEALPELQATLPRGMEITMVYDSTETIAASISEVFKTIAEAVAIVVVVILLFLGSFRSVLMPIVTIPLSLIGVCAIMLALGYSINLLTLLAMVLAIGLVVDDAIVVVENIHRHIDEGLSPPKAAILGMKEITGPVIAMTITLAAVLAPLAFTGGLTGSLFTEFALTLAGSVIISGVIALTITPAMSARLLTHGEPGRFQRIVDKTLNGLANWYERRISSSLDYRPVTLLMVVSLLGATGFMLMNTSSELAPEEDQGALFALMNAPRYATLDYTQAFATEITNRTKDIEEVETYFSVAGMGTPNTGFYIWALKDWANRGRSQEEIKQQIQGVLDNAPGMQSFVFAPPSLPGAGGGLPISMVIQSIHAPERVVEVADEIYQKAMASGLFIVVQNSMSFDAPQVRVTIDRDRAANLGVSVSDIGTTLGLLVGGGAVAQFDRDSNSYDIVTQVPSEWRDNPERLNDFFVRSSSGAMLPLSAVINLAPGVAASSIEQFNQLNSATLSAMAMPGIASGTALAKLEEIAAEVLPDGFFIDYSGQSRLEKTEGNTIMLAFGAAIIVIYLVLAAQFESFRDPFIIMMSVPLSIFGALLPLYMGASTLNIYTQVGLITLIGLITKHGILMVEFANQQREDHGLSRRAAIVAAAKTRLRPILMTTAAMALAVVPLIIAEGAGAAARQAMGLVIFTGLLIGTLFTLFVVPMFYTLISRSDAAYALHKRQVEQQFGSTPAH; encoded by the coding sequence ATGCATTTTTCTGAGATCTTCATCCGACGCCCGGTCCTTTCGACGGTCCTTGGCGCCCTGATCCTGTTTATCGGCCTCGCTTCGGTGGTGAACCTGCCGGTGCGCCAATATCCCGAGGTCGAGGAATCGGTCATCACCATCAGCACCGTCTATGCCGGTGCCGATGCCGAACTGATCCAGGGCTTTATCACTTCGCCCATCGCCTCGGCGGTCTCGACCACCGAGAATGTGGATTACATCACCAGCGCCTCGCGGCAGTCGGTCTCCACCGTCACAGTGCAGATGAAACTGGGCGCCGACCCGGATATCGCGCTGACCGAGGTCATGTCCAAGGTCAACCAGGTCCGCGGCAATCTTCCTTCCGACGCCGATGATCCGGTGATCCTGAAAGGCACCGGCCAGACCTTCGCGCTGATGTATCTTGCGGCGCAGAACCCGAATATGTCGCCCGAGCAGCTGAATGAATATCTGGAACGCGTGATCAGCCCCAGGGTGACCAATATCCAGGGCGTGGCTCAGATGGATATTCTGGGCGGCCAGGAATTCACCATGCGGGTCTGGCTTGATCCGCTGAAACTCTCGTCGCGCGGCGTGACGGCGGCGGAGGTGCTGGGGGCGATCAGGTCATCGAACTTCCTCTCGGCACCGGGCAAGACCGAGAACGAATATTTCGTTTATTCGCTTACGCTTGCCTCGACGCTGCAGGATGCCGAAGCCTTTGGCGAGCTGCCGCTGGTATCGGGTGAGAATGGCGTTGTGAAGCTGCGCGATGTCGCGCGGATCGAACTGGCCTCGGGCGAGCCGGAAGGGATCGTGACCTTCAAGGGCCAGCCCGGCACCTTTATCGGCATCATTCCGGCACCGGGCGAGAACCAGCTCGATGTGGCCTCGAACGTGCTCGAGGCGCTGCCAGAGCTGCAGGCCACGCTGCCCCGGGGCATGGAAATCACCATGGTCTATGACAGCACCGAGACCATCGCCGCCTCGATTTCCGAAGTGTTCAAGACCATCGCCGAGGCGGTCGCCATCGTGGTGGTGGTGATCTTGCTGTTCCTCGGGTCGTTCCGCTCGGTGCTGATGCCGATCGTCACCATTCCCCTGTCACTGATCGGGGTCTGCGCGATCATGCTGGCGCTTGGCTATTCGATCAACCTGCTGACGCTTCTGGCAATGGTGCTGGCGATCGGCCTTGTGGTGGATGACGCCATCGTCGTGGTGGAAAACATCCACCGTCACATCGACGAGGGTCTGTCGCCACCCAAAGCTGCAATTCTGGGGATGAAAGAGATCACCGGCCCGGTGATCGCGATGACGATCACGCTTGCCGCCGTGCTGGCGCCTCTGGCCTTTACCGGCGGTCTGACCGGGTCGCTGTTCACCGAATTCGCACTGACACTCGCCGGATCGGTGATCATTTCGGGGGTCATCGCGCTGACCATCACCCCCGCGATGTCGGCGCGTCTGCTGACCCATGGCGAGCCGGGGCGCTTTCAGAGGATCGTCGACAAGACGCTGAACGGGCTTGCGAACTGGTATGAGCGGCGCATCTCATCGTCGCTGGATTACCGGCCCGTGACCCTTCTGATGGTGGTCTCATTGCTGGGCGCGACGGGCTTCATGCTGATGAACACCTCGTCGGAACTGGCGCCCGAAGAAGACCAGGGCGCGCTGTTCGCGCTGATGAATGCGCCGCGCTATGCGACGCTGGATTACACCCAGGCCTTTGCCACGGAAATCACCAACCGCACCAAAGACATCGAAGAGGTCGAGACCTATTTCTCGGTCGCCGGGATGGGGACGCCGAATACCGGTTTCTATATCTGGGCGCTGAAGGACTGGGCCAATCGCGGTCGCAGCCAGGAAGAGATCAAACAGCAGATCCAGGGCGTTCTCGACAATGCGCCGGGGATGCAGAGCTTCGTCTTCGCACCGCCCTCGCTGCCCGGCGCCGGGGGTGGTCTGCCGATCTCGATGGTGATCCAGTCGATCCACGCCCCCGAACGCGTGGTCGAAGTCGCGGATGAGATCTACCAGAAGGCGATGGCCAGCGGCCTTTTCATCGTCGTGCAGAACTCGATGTCGTTTGACGCACCCCAGGTGCGGGTGACGATTGACCGTGACCGCGCGGCCAATCTTGGCGTTTCGGTCTCGGATATCGGCACCACGCTGGGCCTCCTGGTCGGCGGTGGCGCAGTGGCGCAGTTTGACCGCGATTCGAACAGCTATGATATCGTGACCCAGGTCCCGTCTGAATGGCGCGACAACCCCGAGCGGCTGAACGATTTCTTCGTACGGTCTTCTTCGGGCGCGATGCTGCCTTTGTCTGCGGTGATCAATCTTGCCCCGGGCGTCGCGGCCTCGTCGATCGAGCAGTTCAACCAGCTCAACTCGGCCACGCTGTCGGCTATGGCTATGCCGGGCATTGCCAGCGGAACGGCCTTGGCAAAGCTTGAGGAGATTGCCGCAGAAGTACTGCCGGATGGCTTTTTCATCGACTATTCCGGCCAGTCGCGGCTGGAAAAGACCGAAGGCAACACGATCATGCTGGCGTTCGGAGCGGCAATCATCGTGATCTATCTGGTTCTGGCCGCGCAGTTCGAAAGCTTCCGCGATCCCTTCATCATCATGATGTCGGTGCCGCTGTCGATTTTCGGCGCGCTCCTGCCGCTGTATATGGGGGCGAGCACGCTCAACATCTACACCCAGGTGGGTCTGATCACACTGATAGGTCTGATCACAAAACACGGGATCCTGATGGTGGAATTCGCCAATCAGCAGCGTGAAGATCACGGGCTGTCGCGGCGCGCGGCGATTGTCGCGGCGGCGAAAACCCGTCTGCGCCCGATCCTGATGACCACGGCGGCCATGGCTCTGGCCGTGGTGCCGCTGATCATCGCGGAAGGCGCGGGGGCCGCAGCGCGGCAGGCGATGGGTCTTGTGATCTTCACCGGCCTTCTGATCGGGACGCTCTTCACCCTCTTCGTGGTGCCGATGTTCTACACGCTGATCTCGCGTTCGGACGCGGCCTACGCCCTGCACAAACGGCAGGTGGAGCAGCAATTCGGGTCCACCCCGGCACATTGA
- a CDS encoding TerC family protein, whose protein sequence is MLFEWMSDPAAWAGLATLIVLEIVLGIDNLVFIAVLADKLPPHQRDKARIIGLSLALGMRFVLLASIAWIVTLQSNLFTIFGHGFSGRDLILIFGGLFLLFKGTMELHERLEGHSGRKEGSVVQVAFWQVLLQIVVLDAVFSLDSVITAVGMVQHLSIMYIAVLVAMAVMLLMSKTLMNFVSKHPTVVILCLGFLMMIGFSLIVEGFGFHIPKGYLYAAIGFSVGIEALNQIGRANRERYITSGDLRDRTAEAVLRLLGGRKGEDLGGTADVIADRAAEQALFAQEEKEMIQGVLGLTDRPATSVMTPRNEIDWIDLDSDEAKIREQILDQKHARFLIARGSLDEFSGVALARDLMRDLLTDGHISVERSVREPLVLHESVSVLRLMEQLRRAPVQLAVIVDEFGSLEGIVTPTDVLEAIAGDFPDEDEEPLTEERAEDGSWLVDGWMDVRRASQLFEADLEDETERYSTLAGYILWRHGNMPVEGEKLEFDGLEFEIVAMNGRAIDKVRVRRSETV, encoded by the coding sequence GTGTTATTTGAATGGATGTCTGACCCGGCCGCCTGGGCCGGCCTCGCGACACTGATCGTTCTTGAGATCGTCCTGGGGATCGACAACCTCGTCTTCATTGCTGTCCTGGCGGATAAACTGCCGCCGCATCAGCGCGACAAGGCCCGTATCATCGGCCTGTCCCTGGCATTGGGCATGCGTTTTGTGCTGCTGGCCTCGATCGCCTGGATCGTGACGCTGCAATCGAACCTGTTCACCATATTCGGACACGGTTTCTCGGGGCGCGATCTCATCCTGATCTTTGGCGGCCTGTTCCTGCTGTTCAAAGGCACGATGGAGCTGCATGAGCGGCTGGAGGGGCATTCCGGCCGAAAAGAGGGTTCTGTCGTCCAGGTCGCCTTCTGGCAGGTCCTTTTGCAGATCGTGGTGCTGGATGCGGTGTTTTCGCTGGATTCGGTGATCACCGCCGTCGGCATGGTTCAGCATCTTTCCATCATGTATATCGCCGTGCTCGTCGCGATGGCGGTCATGCTTCTGATGTCGAAGACGCTGATGAATTTCGTCTCGAAACACCCGACCGTGGTCATCCTCTGCCTTGGCTTCCTGATGATGATCGGTTTCTCGCTGATCGTTGAGGGCTTCGGCTTCCACATCCCGAAAGGCTATCTCTACGCCGCCATCGGGTTCTCGGTTGGCATCGAGGCGCTGAACCAGATCGGCCGCGCCAATCGCGAACGCTATATCACCTCGGGCGACCTGCGTGACCGCACCGCCGAGGCCGTGCTGCGGCTTCTGGGCGGGCGCAAGGGCGAGGATCTGGGCGGCACTGCGGATGTGATCGCCGACCGCGCAGCCGAGCAGGCGCTGTTCGCGCAGGAAGAGAAAGAGATGATCCAGGGCGTTCTGGGTCTCACCGACCGGCCTGCAACCTCGGTGATGACACCGAGGAATGAGATCGACTGGATTGATCTTGATTCCGACGAGGCGAAGATCCGCGAACAGATCCTTGATCAGAAGCATGCCCGTTTCCTGATCGCGCGTGGCAGCCTGGATGAGTTTTCCGGCGTGGCGCTGGCGCGTGATCTGATGCGCGATCTGCTGACGGATGGTCATATCAGTGTCGAGCGTTCGGTGCGCGAGCCGCTGGTGCTGCATGAAAGCGTCTCGGTGCTGCGCCTGATGGAACAGCTGCGCCGCGCCCCGGTGCAGCTTGCGGTGATCGTTGACGAATTCGGCTCGCTCGAAGGGATCGTCACCCCGACCGATGTGCTGGAGGCGATTGCCGGCGACTTCCCCGACGAGGATGAAGAGCCCCTGACCGAGGAACGCGCCGAGGATGGGTCCTGGCTGGTCGATGGCTGGATGGATGTCCGCCGCGCCTCGCAGCTTTTCGAGGCCGATCTTGAGGATGAAACCGAACGCTATTCGACCCTCGCCGGCTATATCCTCTGGCGGCATGGAAATATGCCGGTGGAAGGAGAAAAGCTGGAATTCGACGGGCTGGAATTCGAGATCGTCGCGATGAACGGCCGCGCCATAGACAAGGTCCGCGTCCGCCGGTCTGAAACGGTGTGA
- a CDS encoding pilus assembly protein TadG-related protein — protein MIRFPHIGALYRWLADTTGSVTISFVVIFPILMLIGGLATDAVRLNAQKRYTQSQADLAAQSAARFLPDPVKVRATARKVVAANTLYGEIQLQNSDILLGSYSAQGGFVPHANQANPTGASAVMVKVPSRYHPLLLGPVMRDENVVIRRSAVAGQQTVVVFTLRNRLLGVDTRKAILDPVLSGLGIGLNVSVLSYEGLANTRFKVEDLLSLVSLGLATEVFTINDVLHLPLSGPRLFTGLVKTGGLPAGALPAAARGGQLVTLAEVMNMSPSLLNARIGDVLPDVTVNAFDLVMTFLGLAADPKERLDIGTGLNLGPLANVGLKIGLVRPPVIGIGRIGDTPPPRASVSQVDVALGADTINAGNTALLRVALNVAVGTADATALSLNCGASQPSDHLALFRAETAPVELALRVGLLDSRANVAPADMNRVRLARGVKDVPIRLDQFRKPVPVRNPLTLSRLVADVSTFLDSVRNDLQAQVNARACEGGLLSLLSCPLFTVVNAAVAALLSVLSGLISSISSLLASLGVDAIVQALLDLLGISVAQADLILDDYSCSTSVLQ, from the coding sequence ATGATCCGTTTTCCACATATTGGCGCCCTGTATCGCTGGCTTGCCGATACCACCGGCAGCGTGACGATCTCTTTCGTGGTGATCTTTCCGATCCTGATGCTGATCGGTGGCCTGGCAACAGACGCCGTGCGGCTCAATGCCCAGAAGCGCTATACCCAGTCTCAGGCTGATCTTGCCGCTCAAAGCGCGGCGCGGTTCCTGCCCGATCCGGTGAAGGTGCGCGCCACCGCCCGCAAGGTGGTGGCTGCGAATACGCTCTATGGCGAGATCCAGTTGCAGAATTCGGATATCCTGCTCGGCAGCTACAGCGCGCAAGGCGGGTTTGTGCCACATGCGAACCAGGCCAATCCGACCGGCGCCAGCGCGGTGATGGTAAAGGTGCCCTCGCGTTACCATCCACTGCTTCTTGGCCCGGTCATGCGCGATGAGAATGTGGTGATCAGGCGCTCGGCCGTGGCGGGGCAACAGACTGTGGTGGTCTTCACGCTGCGCAACCGCCTGCTCGGGGTGGACACCCGCAAAGCGATCCTCGATCCCGTGCTCTCGGGCCTTGGGATCGGGCTGAACGTGTCGGTTCTCAGCTATGAAGGGCTGGCGAATACCAGGTTCAAAGTCGAGGATCTTCTGTCACTGGTCTCGCTTGGCCTCGCAACCGAGGTCTTCACCATCAACGATGTGCTGCATCTGCCCCTGAGCGGGCCGCGCCTTTTTACCGGGCTTGTAAAGACCGGAGGTCTGCCGGCGGGCGCCCTGCCTGCGGCGGCGCGTGGCGGCCAGCTGGTTACCCTGGCCGAGGTGATGAACATGTCGCCGAGCCTGCTGAACGCGAGAATCGGGGATGTGCTGCCCGATGTAACGGTGAATGCCTTCGATCTGGTGATGACCTTCCTCGGTCTTGCCGCCGATCCCAAAGAGAGGCTGGATATCGGCACCGGGCTCAATCTCGGGCCGCTGGCCAATGTCGGGCTGAAGATCGGCCTGGTGCGCCCGCCGGTGATCGGCATTGGCCGCATCGGCGACACGCCGCCGCCGCGTGCGTCGGTGTCGCAGGTCGATGTGGCGCTTGGCGCAGATACGATCAATGCAGGGAATACCGCACTCTTGCGGGTCGCTCTGAATGTCGCCGTGGGAACAGCAGATGCCACCGCGCTCAGCCTCAATTGCGGTGCGAGCCAACCCTCGGATCATCTCGCACTCTTCCGGGCCGAGACCGCGCCGGTCGAGCTGGCACTGAGGGTCGGTCTTCTCGATTCCCGTGCCAATGTCGCGCCCGCCGATATGAACCGTGTCAGGCTGGCGCGCGGGGTTAAGGATGTACCAATCCGCCTTGACCAGTTCCGCAAGCCGGTGCCGGTGCGCAACCCGCTGACCCTTTCCCGCCTGGTCGCCGATGTCAGCACTTTCCTCGATTCGGTCCGAAACGATCTGCAGGCCCAGGTGAATGCCAGGGCCTGCGAGGGAGGGCTGTTGTCCCTGCTCTCCTGCCCGCTGTTTACGGTGGTGAATGCGGCGGTCGCCGCGCTGCTATCGGTGCTCAGCGGGCTGATCAGCAGCATTTCCTCGCTCCTCGCCTCGCTGGGGGTGGATGCCATCGTGCAGGCTTTGCTGGATCTGCTGGGGATCAGCGTGGCCCAGGCAGATCTTATCCTCGACGACTACAGCTGCAGCACATCTGTCCTGCAATAA